The segment GCGCGCGCCCAACGACGAGCAGGATGGCGATCTGGTGTATTTCCAGGGTCACTGCGCGCCGGGCGTGTATGCCCGCGCCTACATCGAAGGCCGTCTCTCCGAAGAGCAATTGGATAATTTCCGTCAGGAAGTCGACGGCAAGGGGCTGTCGTCCTATCCCCATCCGTGGCTGATGCCGGACTTCTGGCAGTTCCCGACCGTCTCGATGGGCCTTGGCCCCTTGATGGCCATCTACCAGGCGCGGTTCCTGAAATATCTGGAAAGCCGCGGTCTCGCCCGGACTCCCGGCCGCAGGGTATGGTGCTTCTGCGGCGACGGCGAGATGGACGAGCCCGAGTCCCTGGGCGCGATCAGCCTGGCGGCCCGCGAGGGACTCGACAACCTGATCTTCGTGGTGAACTGCAACCTGCAACGCCTGGATGGCCCGGTGCGCGGCAACGGCAAGATCATCCAGGAGCTGGAGGGAGACTTCCGCGGTTCCGGCTGGAACGTGCTCAAGGTGATCTGGGGCAGCCGCTGGGATCCGCTGCTGGCGATGGACAACAAGGGCCTGCTGAAAAAGCGCATGGACGAATGCGTGGATGGCGATTACCAGACCTTCAAGTCCAAGAATGGCGGATATGTCCGGGAGCACTTCTTCGGCAAGTATCCGGAGCTGCGCGAGATGGTCGCCAACATGTCCGACGACGAGATCTGGAATCTCAATCGCGGCGGCCATGATCCGCACAAGGTCTTCGCGGCCTACCACGAAGCGGTGAACAACGCCCGCGGCCGCCCGACCGTGATCCTCGCCAAGACCATCAAGGGCTATGGCATGGGAACGTCCGGCGAGGCGCAGAACATCGCCCACCAGGCCAAGAAAATGGATCTGGAGTCGATCCGTCGATTCCGTGACCGGTTCGGCATCCCCATCCCGGATGACAAGCTGGCCGAGGTGCCGTACTACAAACCGGCCGAAGACAGTCCCGAGATGGTTTACATGCGCGAACGCCGCAAGGCCCTCGGCGGCTACCTGCCGGCGCGCCGTCCGGTGCAGGCGCCGCTGGCGATTCCGGGGCTGCATGTGTTCGACGCCCAGCTCAAGGATTCGGGCGAGCGCGAGTTCTCCACGACCATGGCCTTCGTGCGCATGCTCGGCACCTTGCTCAAGGACAAGAACATCGCGCGCCAGATCGTGCCGATCGTGCCTGACGAGTCCCGGACGTTCGGCATGGAAGGCATGTTCCGTCAGTACGGCATCTGGTCGTCGATGGGTCAGAACTACGTGCCGCAGGATCATGACCAGCTGATGTTCTACAAGGAGTCGCGCGACGGCCAGATGCTGCAGGAAGGCATCAACGAACCGGGCGCCATGTCGTCGTGGATCGCGGCGGCGACAAGCTATGCCAATAATGGCATCCCGATGATTCCGTTCTACATCTACTATTCGATGTTCGGCTTCCAGCGCATCGGCGACCTGGCCTGGGCCGCGGGCGACATGCGCGCGCGCGGTTTCATGCTGGGTGGCACGGCGGGCCGCACCACGCTGAATGGTGAAGGGTTGCAGCACGAGGATGGCCACAGCCACATCCAGGCCGGCCTGATTCCCAACTGCATCAGTTACGACCCGACCTATGCTTACGAGCTGGCGGTGATTCTTCAGGACGGACTGTCCCGCATGTACGTGAACCAGGAGGACGTGTTCTACTACATCACCCTGATGAACGAAAACTACGCGCATCCGGCCATGCCGGCCGGCGCGGAAGAGGGCATCCTCAAGGGCATGTACCTGCTGCGCGACGGTGGCGACGCCGAAGTGAAGGTGCAGTTGATGGGCTCGGGCACCATTCTGCGCGAAGTGATCGCCGCAGCGGACCTGCTGCGCAACGATTTCGGCGTCTCCGCCGACATCTGGAGCGCGACCTCGTTCAACCTGCTGCGCCGCGACGGCATGGAGGCCTCGCGCTGGAACATGCTCAATCCGCTGGAGGCGCCGCAGGTGCCCTACGTGACCGCGCAACTGGCCGACCGCAAGGGACCGGTGATCGCGGCGACCGACTATATCCGCAACTATGCCGACCAGGTCCGCGAATACGTGCCGGGCCAGTACGTCGTACTCGGCACCGACGGTTTCGGACGTTCCGATTCCCGCGGCAATCTGCGTCAGTTCTTCGAAGTCGACCGTCATTATGTCGCCGTGGCCGCCCTGTCGGCGCTGGCGCGCGAGGGTCGGATCGAAGCGGCGCGCGTTGCCGAGGCCATCAAGCGCTATGGCATCGACACGGCCAAGCTGCCGTCCTGGAAGGCATGAGCGGGGAACCTACACTATGAGCAATCTGATTGAACTGAACGTGCCGGATATCGGCGGACACAGCAATGTCGATGTGATCGAGGTGTTCATCCTGCCGGGTCAGACGGTGGCGGTGGACGATTCCCTCATCACCCTGGAAACCGACAAGGCCACCATGGATGTTCCGGCGAGCCACGCCGGGGTGGTCAAGGAGGTTCGCGTCAAGGTCGGCGACAAAATCAGCGAAGGCGGCGTGATCGCCCTGATCGAGGTGTCGGACCCGGCAAGCGCCGAAGCGCCAAGCCCGGCGCCGGCTCAGGCCTCCGCCCCCTCCACGGCGCCCGCCGCCGCGCCCGCGACGAGCGGCGCCCCCGCCGAAATCCGTATCCCGGATATCGGCGGCCATAGCGGTGTGGACGTGATCGAAGTGGCCGTGAAGCCTGGCGATACCATCGCCGTGGACGACACGCTGGTGACGCTCGAGACCGACAAGGCGACCATGGATGTGCCGGCGACGCTGGCGGGCGTGGTCAAATCGGTCGCGATCAAGGTTGGCGACAAGGTCGGCCAGGGCGATCTGATCGTGGTGGTCGAGGGCTCGGCCTCCTCAGCTGTGGCTCCGGCAAGTCCCGCGCCGGCGCCCGCTCAGGCCACCCCGGCTCCCGCCCCGGCCCGGGCCGAGCCGGCCGCTCCGTCCGCCGCGTCGACCAGCGTCGACGAGGCGTCCTTCGCCCGCGCCCACGCCGGGCCGTCGGTACGGCGCCTCGCGCGCGAGCTGGGCGTCGACCTTTCCCGCGTGGCCGGCACCGGCCGCAAGGGGCGGATTGTCGAATCCGACGTGAAAGCCTACGTGAAGTCGCTGATGAGCGGCGTCGCGGCCGCTCCGGCGGCCTCGGCTGCCCCGTCCAACGGCTCCGGCCTCGATCTCTTGCCGTGGCCGAAAGTCGATTTCGCGAAATTCGGTCCGGTGGAGACGGCGCCGCTGTCGCGCATCAAGAAGATCTCCGGCGCGAACCTGTCGCGCAACTGGGTGATGATTCCCCATGTGACGCAGTTCGACGAAGCCGACATCACCGAGATGGAAGCGTTCCGCAAGGCCATGGGCGAAGAGCTCAAAGCCGAGGGCGTGAAACTGACGCCGCTGGCCTTCCTGATCAAGGCGTCGGTCGCGGCGTTGAAGAAATTCCCGGAATTCAATGCGAGCCTGGATGGCGACAATCTGGTGCTCAAACAGTATTTCCACATCGGCTTCGCCGCCGACACGCCGAACGGTCTCGTGGTGCCGGTGATTCGCGACGCCGACAAGAAAACCCTGTCGGAAATCGCTCAGGAAAGCTCGGCGCTGGCGAAAAAGGCCCGCGACGGCAAGCTGACTCCCAACGACATGCAGGGGGGCTGCTTCAGTATCTCCAGCCTTGGCGGTATCGGCGGCACGGCGTTCACGCCGATCATCAATGCGCCGGAAGTGGCGATCCTGGGCGTGTCCCGCTCGGCCATCAAGCCGGTATGGAACGGCAAGGAGTTCGCTCCGCGCTTGATGCTGCCGCTGTCGCTGTCCTATGACCATCGCGTCATCGACGGCGCTTCCGCCGCGCGCTTCACGAGCTATCTTGCCCAGGTGCTGGCCGATATCCGCCGTCTGATGCTGTGACAGGAACTGCAATGAGTCAAACCATGGAATTGAAGATCCCCGATATCGGGGGGCACAACAATGTCGATGTGATCGAGGTGTTCGTCAAGCCGGGCGATACGGTGAAAGTGGACGACTCCCTGATCACCCTGGAGACCGACAAGGCCACCATGGACGTGCCGTCGACCCACGCGGGCGTGGTCGCCGAAGTGCGCATCGCGGTCGGCGGCAAGGTGTCCGAGGGCGATGTGATCGTCGTGTTGGAAGCCGCTGCGCAATCCGGCGCTTCGCCCTCCGCGGAAAACACCGGTGTGGCGTCGGCGCATACCGAAGCGGGCAGCGTGCCTGCCGCGCCGGTTCCCGCCACACATGCCGGTGGCGCCGACATCGAATGCGACATGATGGTGCTGGGCGGCGGGCCCGGCGGCTACTCCGCGGCCTTCCGCTCGGCGGATCTGGGGCTCGATACGGTGGTTGTCGAACGGTTCGCGACCCTTGGCGGCGTCTGCCTCAACGTCGGCTGCATCCCGTCCAAGGCGCTGCTGCACAACGCCGCGGTGATCGACGAGGTCAAGCACCTGGCGGCCAACGGAATCCGTTTCGGCGACCCGGAGATCGACATCGACGGTCTGCGCGGCTATAAGGAAAACGTCATCGCCAAGCTCACCACCGGGCTCGCCGGGATGGCCAAGGCGCGCAAGGTCCGTGTGGTGCGCGGCATCGGCCGTTTCATCGATCCCCACCACATCGAGGTCGAACTGACCGACGGCCCGGGCAAGGCCGTCACCGGCGAGAAGAGAGTGGTGCGCTTCAAGCAGGCCATCATCGCGGCCGGCTCGCGCGTGGTGAAGCTGCCGTTCATTCCGGACGATCCGCGCATCGTCGACTCCACCGGCGCGCTGGAGCTCAAGGCGGTGCCGCAAAAAATGCTGATCATTGGCGGCGGCATCATCGGGCTGGAAATGGGCACGGTCTATTCCACGCTCGGCGCCCGCCTCGATGTGGTGGAAATGATGGACGGCCTGATGCAGGGCGCGGATCGCGATCTCGTCAAGGTATGGGAAAAAATGAACGTCCACCGTTTCGACCGGATCATGCTCAAGACGCGCACGGTCGGCGTCGAACCCCGCGAGGATGGCATCTGGGTCAGCTTCGAGGGCGAGCAGGCGCCGGAAGGTCCGCAGCGCTACGACCTGGTGCTGGTCGCGGCCGGTCGCGCGCCGAACGGCAAGCTGATCGGCGCCGAGAACGCCGGCGTGACGGTATCCGAGCGCGGATTCATTCCGGTCGACAAGCAGATGCGCACCAATGTGCCGCACATTTTTGCCATCGGGGACCTTGTCGGCCAGCCGATGCTGGCGCACAAGGCCGTGCATGAAGCGCATGTCGCCGCTGAAGTGGCGGCCGGTCACAAGGCCTTCTTCGATGCCCGGGTCATCCCCGGCGTGGCCTACACCGACCCGGAAGTGGCCTGGGTCGGCATGACCGAGGAAGAAGCCAGGGCGCAGGGCGTGAAACTCGAGAAGTCGGTGTTTCCATGGGCGGCTTCGGGACGCGCGATCGCCAACGGTCGCGACGAGGGTTTCACCAAGCTGCTGTTCGATGCGCAGACGCATCGCATTGTCGGTGGCGGGATCGTCGGCACCCACGCCGGTGACATGATCGGTGAGATCTGCCTGGCGATCGAAATGGGCTGCGATCACGAGGATATCGGCAAGACCATCCATCCGCACCCGACCCTGGGGGAATCGATCGGCATGTCCGCGGAGGTGTTCGGCGGAGTGTGTACCGACTTGCCGCCGCAACGACGCAAATAATTCGTGTCAGAAAGTACCATAATGCGACGAGGCCCGCCCTCGTCGCTTTTTTTGTTTTACCATGTGCCCATTGCCGTGAAAGCCGGAGCCATGCGACCCCACCCGCCGATCTTCCGCATCCTGATCCTGACTGGCGCGCTATGCGTCTTGCCGTCCCCGGCGCTCGCCGCGGTCGACTATGCCGTACGCGTCGATGCCCCGGCGCCGCTGGCCGCACTGCTTGCCGAACACCTTTCGCTCGTCACGGATCGCAAGGATCCCGATATGGACGAGGCGCTGCTTGACGCGATGGTGCGCGACACCCCCGAAGAGGCGGTCAAACTGCTGGAAACGGAGGGGTATTTCGCCGCGCAGGTCCGCGTCGACACCGAACCTGGCAAGACGCGCGGCTATGTGGTGAAGGTCGAGCCGGGACACGCGGCGACGGTCGCCGATGTGACGATCCGGCTGACCGGCCCGATCCACGGGGAAGAGGATTTTCAGGGGCGGTACGCCGCGGTGCTGGAAGCCTGGACTTTGCCGATCGGCGCCCCCTTTCGCCAGTCCGACTGGGAGGACGGTAAGAAGGCGACGCTAAGGCTGCTGCTCGTCGACCGTTTCCCCATGGCGCGCATCGCCCATAGCCGGGCGCTGGTCGATCCAGTCACGCGCAAGGTGGATCTGGATGTCGAACTGGACAGCGGCCCGCGCGTCGAGTTCGGTGCGCTGGCCATCAAGGGGCTCGAGCGCTATCCGCCGAGCGTGGCCCGGGGGCTGGCGGATTTCCGGGAAGGCGATCCCTACCGGCTGGACAAGCTCCTCGCCTATCAGTCGGCGCTCGAACAGTCTCCGCACTTTTCCACCGCCATTGTCAGCGCCAACCTGCAGCGCTTCAGCGACGGCAAGGTGCCGGTGGAGGTGGATTTGACAGAATTTCCGCGCCAGAAGCTGGAGTTGGGTCTGAACTATGGCACGGATGTCGGGCTGGGTACTCGTATCGGTTACGAGCATTACAATATTTTCCGGCGAGGCTATACCGGCTCGCTGGTGTACGACTGGAAAAAAAGCGAGCAGCAGTTTTCCCTTGGGCTTGGCTTGCCGCGTCAATCCGACGGCTATGCGCATTCGGCGACCTACGCCTACAAGCGCACCGATACCAATAACGTCATCGAGCTGTCCCACTCCGCCGGGCTGTGGCGCACGCGTTCGCGCGGCAAGATCGAGGCCCGGCTCGGGCTGGAATACCTCGCCGACAGCCAGAAAGTGGCCGGGAACACAACCATCAACCGGGCATTGATTCCATCGTTCGGCTGGACACGCCGCTCCGTGGACAATCCCCTGCGCCCGCGCTCCGGCCTCTTGATCGACTCCAAATTGTCCGGCACGATCGGCGGCGCGTTGTCCAATACCTCGTTCGTGCGCGGCTATCTGAAAGCCACCGCCTACTGGACGCCGTTTCCCGGATGGGGAACCTGGGTGGGACGCACCGAGCTTGGTCAGGTCTGGGCCAACGATACCGACCAGGTCCCGTCTTCCCTGCTGTTCAAGGCGGGCGGCAGCAACAGCGTTCGTGGTTACGATTATCAGGCGCTGGGCGTGCCGGGGCCGGACAATAGCGTGCTCGGCGGCCGGGTGCTCGCCACGGCCAGTGTCGAATACCAGATCCCCGTGATGCGCGACTGGGCGCTGGCGCTGTTCACCGACGTTGGCGACGCGAGCCAGAGTTGGAAGTCCTACCGCTCCCGTCATGGCAATGGTGTCGGCGTGCGCTGGATGAGCCCGGTGGCGCCACTGTCTTTTGATATCGCCAAAGGAGACAAGCTCCGTTGGTACCTCAGCCTCGGGCTGGCTTTTTGATCGACCGACCTCCATGTCCGATTTCGAACCCGTGAACGATTCCGATACCGTCAGCAAGGCTTCCGGCCCGGCCGCGCCCCGGCCGCGCAAGCGCGGGCGCCGCCTGCTGGCGGGCGCTCTGGCGGCGCTGTTGCTCATGTTTGGCGCCCTGGCCTGGCTGGGCGCGACGGAAGCCGGATTCGCGGTCCTGTGGCGCGCCGCGGCGTGGGCAAGCGGTGGCGCCCTGACTGTCGGCAAGGCCCGCGGCACGCTGATTGACCGGTTTTCCCTTGACGATATTCAGTGGTCCGGGGCGACCGAGCGGGTGAGAGTCACCAATGTGGCTGTCGACTGGTCCGCCGGGGATGTGTGGCGCAGAACGCTGACCATCCGGCGCCTGGCTGTCGGGCACGTGTCCGTGATATCCGTTCCGGGTGCCCGGAAGCCCCCTTCGTCCCCGACCGTCCTGCCCGAGTCCCTGTCGCTGCCGTTCGATGTGAACGTGGACGCGTTGACGCTTGCGAGCCTCGGTTTCGATGGGGAGGGTCCGTCATTGTACGGCGTGTCGGCAAGCTACCGTTATCGGGCCGATAACGGCCACCGGCTGCGCATCGATCGCCTTGATTCTCCCTGGGGCCGGGGACGGGCCGCGCTCTTCGCCGCGGACCGCCGGCCCTTCGCGCTCAGCGGCGATCTGGCCGTGGACGGCAGCGTCGAATCGCTGCCCGTCGCCGGAAAACTGGATGTTTCGGGATCGCTCGCCGCCGTCAGGATTTCGGGGGGGGTGACGGGCAAAGCGGTCAATGCCCGGGTGGATGGCGAGTTCGCGCCATTTTCCACCGACTCCTTTTCCATCGTCCGGCGGCTGGACATTCTGGCCGGCGGAGTGAACCCGCATGCCTGGCTCGCCGATCTTCCCGATGCGCGGCTGAACATCGCCGCTTACCTGAGGCCGGCGGCTGGCCGGGTGAGCGGCGGCATGTCCGTGCTCAACCTGGAACCGGGCGACATGTCGCGCAACCGCTTGCCCGTCCGGTCCATGGCGGCGGAGTTCCTGTTGGGACAGAATGCGCTGGACCTGACGTTTTTGGGGCTGGACATGCCGGCGGGCCACATCCGGTTGAGCGGTACCGTCGGCAACATGCTGGATATGACGCTTGCCCTCAAGGAGGTCGCGCTCAAAGGTATGCATGCCGACGCTCCGGACGATGTGGTCAACGGCGCGTTCAGGATCGGTGGCAGTGTGGCCGAGCCCCGTATCGAAGGCAAAGCGGCCGGCACATGGCTGGGGCTGGAGCTGAACGGTGGCATTGTCTCCTCTCCCTTGCGGCATGTCGCCCTGCGCAAGCTCGGGCTTCGGGCCGGCGGGGGAGAGTTGACGGTCTCAGGATCGCTCGAACTGGAAAAACTGCGCCGTTTCGACGTGTCCGGAGCCCTGTCCCATATCGATCCATCCCGGTTCGGCGCCTCCTGGCCCCGGGGCGACGTGAGCGCCAGGCTCTCGGCGGCCGGGAAACTGGAAAAAGGCCCGGAAGGGCGGCTCAATCTCGTCCTGTCGGAAAGTCGTCTTTCCGGGCAGCCGCTGACCGGCCGGGTCGATGCCGAACTGGTTCCCGAGCGCCTCAAACGTCTGGCGATGGACCTTTCTCTGGCCCGCAACCGTTTGCAGGCGCAGGGCAGTTGGGGGGCCGCGGGTGACCGCTTGAAGTTCGCGCTGGACGCTCCCGCCCTGGGGCTGCTCGGCCCGGGGTTTTCCGGCAGCCTCGACGCCTCGGCGGAGGTCTCCGGCACACCGAAAGTGCCGGTCGTCAGCGGCAGGGTGAAGGCGGATCGCCTGGCGTTGCCCGGAGACGTCTTTGTGCAGAGCCTGTCGGGTGCGGGAGACCTCCGCGCCGACAACGCCAGTCCGTTCCGGGTCGCGGTGTCCGGCGACGGTCTCCGCGTCGCCCAGCGCCGCATCGACGGTTTGCGTCTGGTGCTGGAGGGGACCCGCGCGCGTCACCACCTCGAGTTCGATGGCCGCATGCAGGCCGAACGCCTTACCGAAAGCTGGCTGGTCAGGGCATCCGGAGGATTGGCGCAAGACCGGCTGGTCTGGGGCGGTTCGCTGGACCGGCTGGAACTCGCCGGCAGCGTGCCCGTATCGCTGCAGGCCCCGGTCAGGCTCTCTGTCGCGAAAGACAGCCTGGATATCGGCGCGGCCCGACTGTCCGCCCTGGGGGGTACCCTGGCGCTGGCGTCGCTCTCGCGCAAAGGCGACGGCAGCCTGTCCACCCGGGGGCAATGGCGCGGCCTGTCGCTCGCGGAGCTCGAGCACCTCGTGTCCTTGCCGGTGAAGGCGGCCATGACGCTGGACGCCGAGTGGGCGATCGATACGGCCCGCGAAATCCGCGGGACGATCGGGCTGCGCCGCGCCGCCGGCGATATCCTGCTGCCGGGCTCCGGCAAGGACGGCCAGCCTCTCGGGCTGAACGGCCTCGACGCCACGGTATCGATGGGCAATGGCCAAGCGCAATGGACACTGGCGGCGAGAACCCGTCATGGCGACCTGGAGGGAACCGGCAGTCTGCCACTGGGCAGTCGACTACCGGATGCCCGTACTCCGCTGTCGGGCAATGTGCGTCTGTCCTTGCCGGCGCTGTCCACCTTTGCCGCGCTGGCCGGTCCTTCCCTGGAACTGGGCGGGCGGGTGAACGCTGACCTGTCGTTCAACGGCCCGCTCGGCGCTCCCCATTGGCAAGGGCGTGTGGGAGGAGACCATCTGCTGTTCGCCGACCGCCGCACCGGCATCCGTCTGGCCGACGGCACCCTGGCGGCCCGCATTACGGATGAGCGAGTGGAGCTGGATACGCTGCGCTTCTCCGGCGGCAAGGGGTATGCGACCGCGCACGGCGCCCTGGCCCTCAAGGATGGCGGCCCGGATGCGCGTGTCCAGGTGGAACTCAATGCCTTCAGTGTGTTCGACCGCCCGTCGCGGCGCCTGGTCGTCAGCGGCAATGCGGAGCTGGCCATGGCCGGGCGCAAGGTCAGCCTGACCGGCAAACTGCGCGCCGATCAGGGGCGGGTCGAACTTGCCCGTCTGGGCACTCCGTCGTTGTCCGACGATGTGGTGGTCAAGGGCAGGGCGGCGCCCGAGCCGTCGGCTTTGGCGAGTTTGCCGCTGTCGGTGGCGCTGACGCTCGATCTTGGCGACCGGTTCCGGTTCTCTGGCCAGGGTCTTGACGTGGAGCTGACCGGGCAGGCGCTCCTGACGGCCGAGCCGGGCATGGCCCCAGCGGCCAAGGGGCAGGTCAGAGTTGTCAAGGGTCGCTACAAGGCCTACGGGCAGGATCTTGACATCGAGTACGGTGTCATCAGTTTCGCCGGCCCGCTGGACAACCCGGGACTCAATGTCCGGGCCCGCCGGCGCCTGTCGCCGGTGGGGGCCGGGGTGGAAGTGACCGGCTCGGTGGCGACGCCGCAGATACGCCTGATTGCAGACGAAGCCATGTCCGACAGGGACAAGCTCGCCTGGCTGGTGCTCGGACGCGCGTCGTCGGGGTCGGACAGCGACAACAACTCGATGGCCGCCTCGGCCGGCGCCTTGCTGGCCGGTACGCTCAACGAGCGGATCGGGCTGTTCGACGACCTGGGCATGACCCAGCGCAACGAGCGGACTCTGGCGGATGGGCGAATCAGCCCCGCGGAGCAGGTGGTGACGGTCGGCAAGCAGCTGACCCAGGAGTTCTATCTTGGCTACGAGTACGGTATCACCAGTGCCCATCAGGCCGTGAAGATGATCTACTCGCTCAGCAAGAGCTGGTCGCTGGTGTTGCGGGCGGGCACGGAGGCATCGGCCGAAACCCGCTATACGCTGCGATTCGATTGATGAGGCCTGCATGCCGGCCCGAACGCTTTGAAAGGATGCCGGTTACGTTTCCGGCGCCACCCCTTGGCGGCCGAGTCGCACAACATGTTCTGCCCGCCTTTCTGTTCCCAGGCGAGGGCGGGCTACCCGGATCGCTTTTAGCGGTTAGGCATATTTGCGATCGTCGTAGATATCTGCGTTTGCATTTATCGGTTTTGCGCCGTTAAGGCCGGTCGCCTTTCCCGCTGATACTCCGGCTATCTCACCCTGTCGAAACCAGGTCGGCCCCGTCGATGGTGGAGCCGGCGGGAATCGAACCCGCGTCCAGTATGCCTTACCCTTCGTACGCTACAGCGATACCCGGTCATGGTTGTCGGCCGGGAAGACGGAGCCAGTATTGCCGGATTCTCCGAGCAGCGCTTGCAGAAAACGGCCATGGCGGCAGGGGACTGAAGAGGGATGGCAACAGGCAGGGAAAAAGGCATGCGGATTTTGCCGCGGTCGCCTGCCCGGGGACGTCCGGGCAGGTCGCGCGATTACGCCTTGTCCGCGGCGGTGACTTTACCGTCGATGACCACGGTTTTGCGGCTGGCCAGCAGATCGCCCATCTCCTGGGCCGATTGCGGTCGGCCCATCAGGTAGCCTTGCAGCAGCTGACAGCGCAGGCTGCCCAGGAACTGGCGCTGGGCCTCGGTCTCGACGCCTTCGGCCAGGGTGTCCATGCCCAGCGCTTCGGCCAGGTGGATGATGGCCGAGACGATCGCGGCGTCTTCGCTGTCGTCGGGGAGATCGCAAACGAACGAGCGGTCGATCTTGATGGTGTCGGGCGCGAAGCGCTTGAGGTAGGCAAGGCTCGAGTAGCCGGTGCCGAAGTCGTCCACCGACAGGCGCACGCCCATTTCCTTGATGCGCGCCAATTGACCGGCTGCCATGTCCGGGTCTTCCATCAGCGTGCTTTCCGTCACCTCCAGCTCCAGCAGGCTGCCTTCCAGGCCGTTTTCCCGGAGGGCGTGCTCGACATCCTCGATGAAGTCATGCCGGGCCAATTGCCGCGCCGATACGTTGACGGCCACCGGGATGCAGGGCAATCCGCTGTCGCGCCAGCGCGCCAGTTGCCGGCAGGCCTCGTTGAGCACCCAGCGGCCGATGCCGACGATCAGCCCGGTGTCTTCGGCGACGGGAATGAAGCGATCCGGCGGAATGCGGCCATGCTCCGGATGATTCCAGCGCAGCAATGCCTCGCAGCCGACCAGCCGCCGTGACTTGATGGCGAACTGGGGCTGGTAAACCAGTTCGAGTTCGTTGTTTTCCAGGGCTTGGCGCAGATGGGATTCGAGCAGTAAACGCTCGGTGACCTGTTCGTTCATGCGCCGCGCATAGAACTGATAGGTGTTCCGCCCGCTTGATTTGGCGTGATACATGGCCAGGTCGGCGTTCATCAGCAAGGTCTGGATGTCCTCCCCGTCTTCCGGACAGACGCTGATGCCGATACTGGCCGATACGACAAGCGTGTGGCCCGCGACCACGAACGGGCGGTGCAGGATATCGAGCAGGCTTTGGGCCGCGTGTCCGGCCTCTTCCGGCGAGTCAAGGTCGGGCAGGATCAGGACGAACTCGTCGCCACCGGTGCGGCCGACCGTATCGATCGGCCGCAGGGCGCCGGCGAGGCGGTCGGCGACCATCTTGAGCAGCTCGTCGCCGTTGCCGTGCCCCAGCGAATCGTTGATGTTCTTGAAATGGTCGAGGTCGACAAACAGCACGGCGAGCTGATGCAGGTTTTTTTGCGCG is part of the Paludibacterium paludis genome and harbors:
- a CDS encoding translocation/assembly module TamB domain-containing protein translates to MSDFEPVNDSDTVSKASGPAAPRPRKRGRRLLAGALAALLLMFGALAWLGATEAGFAVLWRAAAWASGGALTVGKARGTLIDRFSLDDIQWSGATERVRVTNVAVDWSAGDVWRRTLTIRRLAVGHVSVISVPGARKPPSSPTVLPESLSLPFDVNVDALTLASLGFDGEGPSLYGVSASYRYRADNGHRLRIDRLDSPWGRGRAALFAADRRPFALSGDLAVDGSVESLPVAGKLDVSGSLAAVRISGGVTGKAVNARVDGEFAPFSTDSFSIVRRLDILAGGVNPHAWLADLPDARLNIAAYLRPAAGRVSGGMSVLNLEPGDMSRNRLPVRSMAAEFLLGQNALDLTFLGLDMPAGHIRLSGTVGNMLDMTLALKEVALKGMHADAPDDVVNGAFRIGGSVAEPRIEGKAAGTWLGLELNGGIVSSPLRHVALRKLGLRAGGGELTVSGSLELEKLRRFDVSGALSHIDPSRFGASWPRGDVSARLSAAGKLEKGPEGRLNLVLSESRLSGQPLTGRVDAELVPERLKRLAMDLSLARNRLQAQGSWGAAGDRLKFALDAPALGLLGPGFSGSLDASAEVSGTPKVPVVSGRVKADRLALPGDVFVQSLSGAGDLRADNASPFRVAVSGDGLRVAQRRIDGLRLVLEGTRARHHLEFDGRMQAERLTESWLVRASGGLAQDRLVWGGSLDRLELAGSVPVSLQAPVRLSVAKDSLDIGAARLSALGGTLALASLSRKGDGSLSTRGQWRGLSLAELEHLVSLPVKAAMTLDAEWAIDTAREIRGTIGLRRAAGDILLPGSGKDGQPLGLNGLDATVSMGNGQAQWTLAARTRHGDLEGTGSLPLGSRLPDARTPLSGNVRLSLPALSTFAALAGPSLELGGRVNADLSFNGPLGAPHWQGRVGGDHLLFADRRTGIRLADGTLAARITDERVELDTLRFSGGKGYATAHGALALKDGGPDARVQVELNAFSVFDRPSRRLVVSGNAELAMAGRKVSLTGKLRADQGRVELARLGTPSLSDDVVVKGRAAPEPSALASLPLSVALTLDLGDRFRFSGQGLDVELTGQALLTAEPGMAPAAKGQVRVVKGRYKAYGQDLDIEYGVISFAGPLDNPGLNVRARRRLSPVGAGVEVTGSVATPQIRLIADEAMSDRDKLAWLVLGRASSGSDSDNNSMAASAGALLAGTLNERIGLFDDLGMTQRNERTLADGRISPAEQVVTVGKQLTQEFYLGYEYGITSAHQAVKMIYSLSKSWSLVLRAGTEASAETRYTLRFD